A single Symbiobacterium thermophilum IAM 14863 DNA region contains:
- a CDS encoding BON domain-containing protein, with protein MPEQTFEHDEQLAKQVKEALLAQTDSAGIDVQVSARDGTVRLHGVVDALSHKSAAEEIARRVPGVRRIDNDITVANDETLSDRDLEGAVSSRLADVPEYSRIGAQVEKGVVTLMGEARTYEDLEAAVRLVEGVPGVREVRSDQVKVGVGEEEDDADVSRAALRLLGRMGYDPDRFQLYCADGVLHVKGIVPGREDRSRIKAALRGIRGVAKLEALLVAEDEMLADEEVH; from the coding sequence ATGCCTGAGCAGACGTTTGAGCACGACGAACAGCTGGCGAAGCAGGTGAAGGAGGCTCTCCTGGCGCAGACCGATTCCGCGGGCATCGACGTCCAGGTGTCCGCCCGGGACGGGACGGTGCGCCTGCACGGCGTGGTGGACGCCCTCTCCCACAAGTCCGCCGCCGAGGAGATCGCCCGGCGGGTTCCGGGCGTCCGCCGCATCGACAACGACATCACCGTCGCGAATGATGAGACGCTCAGCGACCGGGACCTGGAGGGCGCCGTCTCATCCCGCCTCGCGGACGTTCCGGAGTACAGCCGGATCGGGGCGCAGGTTGAGAAGGGCGTCGTCACCCTCATGGGCGAGGCCCGCACCTACGAGGACCTGGAGGCCGCCGTGCGGCTGGTGGAAGGGGTGCCCGGGGTGCGGGAGGTGCGCTCGGACCAGGTCAAGGTGGGCGTGGGCGAGGAGGAGGACGATGCGGACGTGTCCCGGGCCGCCCTGCGGCTGCTGGGGCGGATGGGGTACGACCCCGACCGGTTCCAGCTCTACTGCGCCGACGGCGTGCTGCACGTGAAGGGCATCGTGCCCGGCCGGGAGGACCGCAGCCGGATCAAGGCGGCTCTGCGCGGGATCCGGGGCGTGGCGAAGCTGGAGGCCCTGCTCGTCGCTGAGGACGAGATGCTCGCAGACGAGGAAGTGCACTAG
- a CDS encoding helix-hairpin-helix domain-containing protein has protein sequence MGSIVQFTPAMRIAVAALILLSVLGLGWRAIVLYQADQRALKAAAFLAQLEAGAAGSAADASPAVAGGTPGGAPDEGAGAPPARQVIVHVEGAVQRPDIYALPEGARVNDAILAAGGPLPDAVPGVLNLAAPLVDGAKIYVYREDELQPQAPPPPKAQGATYQPVTSTLGGSGAAAGSGGTTLVNINTAGQAELETVPGIGPALARAIITYRTEHGPFQSVDDLINVSGIGSKTLEKIRPYVTR, from the coding sequence TTGGGTTCCATCGTGCAGTTCACGCCCGCGATGCGGATCGCCGTGGCGGCGCTGATCCTGCTCAGCGTCCTCGGGCTGGGGTGGCGGGCTATCGTGCTGTACCAGGCGGACCAGCGCGCCCTGAAGGCGGCGGCCTTCCTGGCCCAACTGGAAGCGGGCGCGGCCGGGTCGGCGGCGGATGCTTCTCCGGCCGTGGCTGGGGGTACTCCCGGCGGTGCCCCGGACGAAGGCGCGGGTGCTCCCCCGGCCCGCCAGGTGATCGTCCACGTGGAGGGGGCGGTGCAGCGGCCGGACATCTACGCGCTCCCCGAGGGCGCTCGGGTGAACGACGCCATCCTGGCGGCGGGCGGCCCGCTGCCGGATGCCGTGCCCGGCGTCCTGAACCTGGCGGCGCCGCTGGTGGACGGGGCCAAGATCTACGTCTACCGGGAGGACGAGTTGCAGCCGCAGGCACCCCCGCCGCCGAAGGCGCAGGGGGCGACCTACCAGCCGGTGACCAGCACCCTGGGTGGTTCGGGCGCAGCGGCGGGTTCCGGCGGGACGACGCTGGTCAACATCAACACCGCCGGCCAGGCGGAGTTGGAGACGGTGCCGGGCATCGGCCCCGCCCTGGCCCGGGCCATCATCACCTACCGCACGGAGCACGGGCCGTTCCAGTCCGTGGACGACCTGATCAACGTCTCGGGCATCGGGTCGAAGACACTGGAGAAAATCCGACCGTATGTGACGCGGTAG